In Thermodesulfobacteriota bacterium, the DNA window ACGGGGCACGTATAAAAGTATATTCGACCGCGACATTTGCGCTCTGAAGGGCCGCCTTACCTGCCTTGACCGCTGCCTCAGCTCCTGCAACCGCAGCGGCTGCCTTTCTGTACCGTGCATCCGAAGCGTCATAGTCGGCCTTTGAAACAAACCCCTGCTCTATCAGATTCTTGTATCGTTCGAAAGAGACCGTGGCGTCATTCAGTTCCGCCTTTGCCTGTTCAAGGTTATATCGTACCGCATTCAGATTTGCTTCCGCCTGGCTGCGCGCCGCGATAACGTCATCGTTTTCAAGACGGGCGATAATCTCTCCCTTTTTTACTCTGTTGCCTTCTTCTACTGTCAGCGATACGAGACGTCCGGTTACCTTTGAAGCAACGGCAGCCTTCCGCTGGGCTACAACATACCCGCTGGCATTGAGAAGGGTAAATGTCTGTGACGGATATATCTGTGTTACATTTGCCGGCTCTACCTCAACAGCGGGCGTAAAAACCCCTTTTGCAAAAAGGATCAGTGCAAGCGCAAGGACAATTCCCCCGGCTATCCAATAGAACACCTTACGCTTCTTCTGCGGCCTATAGACTTCGGCAGTCTTGTCTATCTTTAATTTAGACAGGTCTTCATTTGCCATCAATACACGCTCCTTACGCAGATTATTGACTCCGAATATCATGATTAATATTGCAGCATTATAACATTATTAAAAACTGTGAACTATGACTATTTTGGGCAACAGTCCGTGAAAATCTGAACCCTATAATGCGCTCAAATTGATCTCCGTCGACAATCTTCGCTTCTTGACCGGTAATAATTGGTTTACTTGAGGTTCGTATGGGTTATATATATGTATCTAAACCATGCCTATTCGGAGGAAAGGGGGTGCCGTCGGTTCATGCGCTTATATGTCGACGCGGATGCCTGTCCCAGAGCCATTAAGGAAATACTCTACCGGGCGGTTGTCAGGGTCAAGGTCCCGCTGATTATGGTTTCCAATCTGAATCTGCAGGTTCCGGCCGCTTCCAATATCAGCGGCATCAACGTGCCCGGCGGCCCGGATGCGGCAGATGATAAGATTGCCGAGCTGGTGGAAGCGGGCGATCTCGTGGTGACCGCCGATATTCCGCTGGCCGACCGGGTGGTCAGCAAGGGCGCCGTGGCCCTGGATCCGAGAGGCGACTTTTATACCGAGGAAACGATCAAACACCGCCTTGCGGTGCGGAATCTCATGGATCAGTTGCGCAGCCAAGGCGCCAACACGGGTGGCCCCGCCACGTTTAACCTCAAAGACCGGCAGGCTTTCGCCAATCAATTGGATAAATTTTTTGCAAAAGGACGCGCAAATGGGGATGGCCTTTAATTTTCCAGTTTACGAAAGATCACTGAAGAAGATATTGCATTTGCAGTAAAAAAGCCTAATCATAGACCAAGAAAGTGCCTCAACTACCGGTCTCCACATGAAGTGTTCTGGCAGACATCAAATGGTGCACTTACAATTTGAAGTCACGATAAAACAAGAAACGCATATTTACATGACCGTTATTCCCCCGAGCGCGAATCAGCGCGCGAGGGAACAATTTTATTCCGCGAGAGCATAGCTCAGATGGTTCGGCGCCTTACCGGCTCAATTCATAACCACAAACGCATCTAATCAGGTCTCTATTATTCTCAAGTCCGCATTCCGGGCATTTCCAAAAACGTCTTCCATCCTTGATAATCGTATTCCATTCCCATCCACATTCAGGACAGTAGATATCGTCATCATTCTGATGGAACCCAAAAAACACAAGCTTGCCACAGTGGGGGCATTCTCTTTGCTCCACCAGCTGCTTCTTCAACTGATAGCCTTCGCCTGAAACACACGCTTGGTCAAACAACAAAAGAGCCTGTTCCGAAAGATAGGATTTGGCAGAATCAAACGGTATGTGGCGGAATACGCAAACCGAATACATTGCGGCAGCTATGTCCTGAGGAGATAGGTAGCCTACTTGATATGTGTATGTAACCTTGCGGTCACGTCTCTCTATCGTCCATGTGATAGGATAGTACCCGTTCATTGTGAGTTTTCCGAGCCCCAAATAGGTTGTGGCCAAATCCGTCAGTTGTTCATTCTCTTCTTCGTCCGGATAGCTGATGCCTTTGAGTGCAAGGAAATGATGAGTGAGTTCATGTGCCAGTATCGCGCCCATTATCAGCGGCGAATGCTTATTTGTAATGGCTATCTCGATCCTGCTGTGATGCGGCCCGCCATAGCGGATGAGGCCAGGCGGTTCCTGGTTCGAAGACCAATCATACTCTTCAGTCACCAAAGGATTTTTGGGACCTTTCCATTGTTCAATAATCGGGGCTGTTTTTGATTCGATGTGTTCGGCCAGGAGTTTGATTGCCTGATTGAGAGCTTCGGTAGTACCTTGTCCAATAAATCCGTAAAATCCTGGTGTTGGATCGAAGAAAAATGAATTTCCCGCATTGAGCTTGAAACAACCCAGTCTCGCACTCAAAAAGGACATATGTTTCTCTATCCAATGGAAAGAAACCACGATCACATCCTTAGCGTTTAACGCTTTCAGAAATTTGCATCGATATCCTCTTGGCTAATAGCCTGCCCATCTATTTTTGTCGCTGTAATGTGCTCAACATCTATTCTCCACGGAAATGACAGATTTCTTGACAGTTCACTTTGTGGGCACAAGAATCATCTCGAAAAGTGGTTTTTCGACAGTCTCGTTAGGGGGTAATATTTAATGTTCCCATAAACTTGTCTCTAGTTTCTTTATCCGTGTAGTTTTTATAACGATTTGATTTTACGAGTTCTTTAAAACACTCTATTGTGACATATTCCAGCTTATCAAGATTTGCTAACTTATCTTTCTCATCATCTTTGTCTTCGTTGAGATCTGGCCCGATTATATTACCGTGAATAATCCTAGACCTTATTTCGTAAAGATCTTCAATATCTTTTTTTGTACAGCGAGGATTATTTGATAATAATGATGACACTCTAGTTGTGATAGCCGCGGTTGCTCCTCCTGGCTTGTCTTTTGAGAATAGAGATTCTATTGAGGACATCAAAAGGATGTAAGCATCCATCCATTTTGTTGAGTGGAAAGCCCTATATAAAAAATATAGTGCATTATGGGTTCTCCCCGATATTCTATCCATATCGATAAGACTTTGAAATCCTTTATCAACAGTCTCAATCTCTGATAAACTGTATGGTCTAATGGTTCTTGGGAAAGAAAAGTTATAGGTAATGGTCTTATTAGGAGAGCGGGACGGGGACGTTGTTGAAATTTATCACTTTTAAAATGTAATTCACTGTTTTCAACAACGTCCCGTTCACCTCGTTCACCTCTTCGCCCATGACCGTCCTCCTTATTCCCTTACTGAGTGGCGCAGCCAATGAACTTGCCCGTAAGGCCGCCGACGTTCTCCGCGTCCACTCAAGCGACTTGTTCGCATTTCCTCATTCTTCAGCAAAATAATCCGCATCAACCCGCTTAAGCTCGTAAATTGCTTCTGTGGAGACTCCGACATTAAAATCGATCATGAGTTGGGCAAGGTGCTGCCCGTCAATAAGAATTATTTTGCTATCAATGGTTGATACATATTCTTCACAACTGCGGGAAAAGTCCGATGTCGTGATAAAAATGCCTTTCTTCGCTCTCTTGCCCTGTAAAGCCCCTGCAAATTTTTGAATTTCGGGACGAGAAACAGTGTTTTCCCATTTTTTGGCTTGGATGTAGATGATGTCTAGGCCAAGGCGATCTTCTTTGATAATGCCGTCAATGCCTTCATCTCCGCTTTTTCCGATGGCTTCGCCAGCGTCTTTACGCGAACCGCCATAACCCATTTTCACCAACACTTCTACAACCACTTTCTCAAAGAAAAAGGGAGATGAGTCCTTGAGTTGGAAAAGAATTTCACTTATAAGATTTTCCTTAAGATTTTCATATGCTACTTCAATTTGTTCTTCAGGTGTTATGCTGGAATCCGGCGCATCAGTTGATGTTGATTCAATTTTTTTCTTTTTCAATTTGCTCTGCTCAGCTTTTCGCCGTTCAGCGAATTCAGGGAATTGCATTAAAAAGCTGATGTCAATTTTTTGAGGCGGCTTTTGTAAAACATCATGGCCCCTACCAGTAATGCGAAACACGCCCCGTTGAGTGTTTTCGATAAATTTTGCCATTTTCATATATGCACGCGCCCATGCTACACGATTGTGGAATACTGTTTGCCGACCACTTGGCAAAAGTTGTTTCTGTTCCTCTTCTGAAAGATGAAATACTTCCGATAGATGATCTATTGCCT includes these proteins:
- a CDS encoding efflux RND transporter periplasmic adaptor subunit, whose amino-acid sequence is MANEDLSKLKIDKTAEVYRPQKKRKVFYWIAGGIVLALALILFAKGVFTPAVEVEPANVTQIYPSQTFTLLNASGYVVAQRKAAVASKVTGRLVSLTVEEGNRVKKGEIIARLENDDVIAARSQAEANLNAVRYNLEQAKAELNDATVSFERYKNLIEQGFVSKADYDASDARYRKAAAAVAGAEAAVKAGKAALQSANVAVEYTFIRAPFDAVVLTKNADIGDIITPIGAAADAKAAVVTIADMESLLVEVDVSESNLQMVTTGQPCEIQLDALPDSRFRGVVHMIVPTADRTKATILVKVRFVDKDSRILPEMSAKAAFLSREIRDDEQKPRTALNPAAVIDRKGKASVFLIKENRAIEMPVTLGEKLGDMVEVLGGVKAGDRVVLRPLDKVKNGSRIKIAEK
- a CDS encoding YaiI/YqxD family protein, translated to MRLYVDADACPRAIKEILYRAVVRVKVPLIMVSNLNLQVPAASNISGINVPGGPDAADDKIAELVEAGDLVVTADIPLADRVVSKGAVALDPRGDFYTEETIKHRLAVRNLMDQLRSQGANTGGPATFNLKDRQAFANQLDKFFAKGRANGDGL
- a CDS encoding restriction endonuclease, which gives rise to MAIPDFQSIMLPLLQFCADSKEHTNREAIDHLSEVFHLSEEEQKQLLPSGRQTVFHNRVAWARAYMKMAKFIENTQRGVFRITGRGHDVLQKPPQKIDISFLMQFPEFAERRKAEQSKLKKKKIESTSTDAPDSSITPEEQIEVAYENLKENLISEILFQLKDSSPFFFEKVVVEVLVKMGYGGSRKDAGEAIGKSGDEGIDGIIKEDRLGLDIIYIQAKKWENTVSRPEIQKFAGALQGKRAKKGIFITTSDFSRSCEEYVSTIDSKIILIDGQHLAQLMIDFNVGVSTEAIYELKRVDADYFAEE
- a CDS encoding HEPN domain-containing protein, whose amino-acid sequence is MDRISGRTHNALYFLYRAFHSTKWMDAYILLMSSIESLFSKDKPGGATAAITTRVSSLLSNNPRCTKKDIEDLYEIRSRIIHGNIIGPDLNEDKDDEKDKLANLDKLEYVTIECFKELVKSNRYKNYTDKETRDKFMGTLNITP